From one Lycium barbarum isolate Lr01 chromosome 6, ASM1917538v2, whole genome shotgun sequence genomic stretch:
- the LOC132600802 gene encoding tetraspanin-3: MRTSNHLIGLLNFFTFLASIPILGGGIWLSSRANNTDCLKFLQWPLIVIGVSIMVVSLAGFAGACYRNTFLMYLYLWAMFLIIAALIGFVIFAYAVTDKGSGRPVMNRAYLEYYLQDYSGWLEERVKSQSYWMKISSCIRDSHACGKTRRIYNGIPESADLYYLRKLSPIESGCCKPPTECGYVYQNETVWIPGGGLVGADPDCVRWNNDQQQLCYNCDSCKAGVLASLKKSWRKVSVINIVILIILVIMYMVAIAAFRHNKRMDNDEPYGETRMEKAQPSRIHF, translated from the exons ATGAGAACTAGCAACCATTTGATAGGTCTACTAAACTTCTTCACTTTCTTAGCATCAATACCAATATTAGGTGGTGGTATATGGCTAAGTAGTAGAGCAAACAACACAGATTGTTTAAAATTCCTTCAATGGCCACTAATAGTAATTGGTGTTTCCATTATGGTTGTTTCATTAGCTGGTTTTGCTGGTGCTTGTTATAGGAACACTTTTTTAATGTATCTTTACCTATGGGCTATGTTCTTAATTATAGCTGCTTTAATAGGTTTTGTTATATTTGCTTATGCTGTTACTGATAAAGGGTCGGGTCGACCCGTTATGAACCGGGCATACTTGGAGTATTACTTGCAGGATTATTCAGGTTGGTTAGAAGAAAGGGTTAAAAGCCAAAGTTATTGGATGAAGATTAGTAGTTGTATTAGGGATTCACATGCTTGTGGTAAGACAAGAAGGATTTATAATGGAATTCCTGAGAGTGCTGATTTGTATTATCTCAGAAAACTTAGTCCTATTGAG TCTGGTTGCTGCAAGCCTCCTACAGAATGTGGCTATGTTTATCAGAATGAGACGGTTTGGATTCCAGGAGGAGGGCTAGTTGGAGCTGATCCAGATTGTGTTAGATGGAACAATGATCAACAACAGCTCTGCTACAACTGCGACTCTTGCAAAGCTGGTGTACTGGCTAGTCTAAAAAAGAGTTGGAGAAAGGTATCTGTCATCAACATTGTCATATTGATCATCCTAGTCATCATGTATATGGTCGCCATCGCAGCATTTAGGCACAACAAACGGATGGATAACGACGAGCCTTATGGAGAAACCAGGATGGAGAAGGCTCAACCTAGCAGGATACACTTCTAA
- the LOC132599558 gene encoding tRNA-splicing endonuclease subunit Sen2-1-like: protein MIIMAPRWKGKGAEAKALADPISEIVSQLRSSLIQSNSRGLLSGTSVLLKVDALQTDLLNRTCFGRPKVTAEENEQWFQLSMEEAFYLYHSLMCIKIVDHNDCEQNSHELWKYMTSKKENFPVLFKAFSHLRSKNWVVRSGSQYGVDFVAYRHHPALVHSEYAVLVLSSAQKGTCNGRLRVWSDFQCTLRLCGSVAKTLLVLNIIEDNSCAASPSCLESYGVEERTITRWSPEQCREGAAEQNSGLKRSAFKPIAPAAKAAVDQSCS from the exons ATGATAATAATGGCACCAAGGTGGAAAGGTAAGGGTGCTGAAGCCAAAGCTCTTGCAGATCCCATTTCAGAGATAGTCTCCCAGCTTCGATCTTCTCTCATCCAATCAAATTCTCGAGGGCTGCTCTCCGGTACAAGCGTGCTTCTTAAAGTAGACGCTCTACAAACTGACCTCCTAAATCGTACGTGTTTTGGTAGGCCAAAGGTAACAGCAGAAGAGAATGAACAATGGTTTCAACTCTCTATGGAAGAAGCTTTTTACCTATACCATTCTCTAATGTGCATCAAAATTGTAGACCACAATGACTGTGAACAGAACAGCCACGAGTTATGGAAGTATATGACATCGAAGAAGGAAAATTTTCCTGTTTTATTTAAAGCGTTTTCTCACTTGAGAAGTAAAAACTGGGTGGTCAGATCGGGGTCTCAGTATGGAGTTGACTTTGTTGCCTATCGTCATCATCCAGCTTTGGTTCATTCAGAGTATGCTGTGCTTGTTTTGTCATCAGCACAAAAGGGTACTTGCAATGGTCGTTTGAGGGTTTGGTCTGACTTCCAGTGCACTCTTCGACTATGTGGAAGTGTAGCGAAAACGTTGCTAGTTCTTAATATTATCGAAGACAATAGTTGTGCAGCTTCTCCATCTTGCTTAGAAAGTTATGGTGTTGAAGAGAGAACAATCACAAGATGGAGTCCGGAGCAATGTCGTGAAG GTGCTGCTGAGCAAAATTCAGGCTTGAAGCGCTCTGCTTTCAAGCCCATTGCACCTGCTGCGAAAGCCGCGGTTGATCAATCATGTTCCTAA